A region of the Streptomyces sp. NBC_00442 genome:
CCTCGCACTCGGTCTCACCCTGCTGGCCTTCGGCATAGGCAACACGCGCGTCGTCCACGGCGTGACGGTGGCCGACTCGGTCTCCGTCGCCACCTACGTCGGCGGCATCGGCCTGTTCGTCCTCGGCGTCCTGGCCTTCCGCGACCAGGACGCCTTCACCGGCACCGCCTTCGCCGGCCTCGGTGCCTTCTGGTTCACCTGGGCGGCGGGGGGCGACACCAAGGTCTCGGCCAACGCGGCCGGCCTCTTCCTCGTCCTGTTCGCCCTGCTCGCGCTGAGCCTCGCCGCGGGCTCGGTGGGCGCCGGGATCTTCCGGCAGGGCACGTACGGACTGCTCTTCCTGGCCCTGGTGCTGCTGGCGATCGGCCAGTTCGCCGGGAGCGCCTCGCTCGGCAAGGTGGCCGGCTGGGTCGCCGCGGTCGCGGGCGCCGTGGCCTGGTACGGGGCCACGGCCGCGCTCGCCAAGTGGCCGACCGCCATGCCGCGACGCGCCGCCGGCCGGGGAGTGACGGCCACCGGCTGAACGGCGGCCGCGTGCCGGTGCGTGGGCAGCACGGGCACGCACGAGGGCGACCCCCGCCGAGAGGCAGGGGTCGCCCTTTTCCGTGCGCGGTGCCGGTCCGTACGGACTATTCGACGGTGACCGACTTCGCCAGGTTGCGCGGCTTGTCGATGTCGCGGCCCATCGCCAACGCCGTGTGGTAGGCGAAGAGTTGGAGCGGGATGCCCATGAGGATCGGGTCCAGCTCGTTCTCGTTCTTCGGCACGACGATGGTGTGGT
Encoded here:
- a CDS encoding GPR1/FUN34/YaaH family transporter; this encodes MDNEVPAGSITSTLGHLALGLTLLAFGIGNTRVVHGVTVADSVSVATYVGGIGLFVLGVLAFRDQDAFTGTAFAGLGAFWFTWAAGGDTKVSANAAGLFLVLFALLALSLAAGSVGAGIFRQGTYGLLFLALVLLAIGQFAGSASLGKVAGWVAAVAGAVAWYGATAALAKWPTAMPRRAAGRGVTATG